The genomic stretch TCTAATGTTAAGTTGAgctttttctgagcaaatatacacttactacccagataaatgatgttaaacattttctttaatttttgcacagtacagtactgtacatactaATTATGTTACATAGTAAATAATTCTTATATGGATATCCTGCTGTCTTGTGCACTGCAATTCATTTGAAAGCTTTCAGAGGCTCATGCATGTCGCCTGTAACCACACAAACTGATTATAATGAAAAGGTTGCATTTCACCTCAGACCTCTAAAATAGACACACACTGACCTGCATCCCGGTGTTCCAGGTAGAGAAGGACAATCTGTAAAATGGAGTGTGTATGCGTCTGGATGAGGACAATGTCATCTTGCAGGATGGTCAAAAATGAGGAGGCTGCAGCCAGTTGTAGCTCCATCCCACCCACATGGAGCACTTCCTGCATGTGAGACATAGCTCAAATCACCAGGACTGCTAGTGGGCCCCAGCATGCTCGGGTCTCAATGGTACTTCAGCCCACCCTGACTTTGGGTACCACCCTCCGGAATGTCTCAGCAGGGTTCTGTCGCACCAGATTGGGCAAGTTCATGACCACGCTGGCCCTCTGCACTTCCTGGCCCGAGCTGGATTTCAGAACAAGAACACAGGCACAGTTATTATTGAGCACTTTCTGTAGACCATGGATACTTCTTCtcgaaaaaaaaagaaattcctCTCATGCCTGGAACAAATACCATAAAACTAAGCTTCAGTGGTACCTCTGACAAGACCGATCATGTGACATAAGGTACATGAAGACTGTGGACATTCTTGAATCACTGACACAATTAATTAGTCTAATTGACAACAGGTCAGTAACATGATTGGACATTAAAAGGAGCCTCTCAGAGAGGCATAGTCTTTTAGAAGTAAAGGTGAGGAGGGGTTCACCATCCTGTGAAAGGCTGCATGGGCAAGCAGTGCAACAATTTAAGGATAATATTGCCATTTCTCAAAGTAAAATTTGGGGATTTCATCATGTGTGGTAAATAATATCAATAAAAGATTATGAAAATCCAGAGAATTCTCCTTATGCAAGGGAGAAGGGCGAAAATCTGTATTGGATAGTCGTGATCATTGGGCCATCAGACAGCACTGCAGAGACAATTCTATATTGGAAATCACTACATGAGCTCAGGAACACTTCCAAACACCACTGTCTGTGTACAGTTTGTCGTTGCACCCATAAATGCAAGTTAAAACTCTACCATGCACAGAAGAAACTGTCATCTCTAGGCCCAAGATGGACTGAGGCAATATGGATAATTGTCCTGTGGtctatgtttattatgcattatgaaagcTTTATGAGGCTCTCATCTTAAATGCAGTACAAATATCTTCATAATGTAGTACAAACCATCCTTgattcttataccgaccattataatgcattatgaggatacataatgcattataagaTGACAGCTTCAAGAATACTAGGAGGTGTAGCCTGATCTGCTCAACATATGTCCATTGTGACCCTCACCAGAAAAAGTGGTGCAAAGAGTAAATTGAGCTCATAGCCCAGTTCAAGACTTGTCATTTAATTCCTATATTTACTCCATATATAGAGTATTCTGCATTTATCACAGAAACATTTCAAAACTGAGGTTTGTTcttgtcacgatccgctccgttcgatcccgatgtgtgccacgtccacctcgttacctcgtgtgattccctgattgttctcacctgtggctcgttaccagtagcttgtcttttgcatttagtccttgtctcagtcagtctacccagatccgtcattgtattgttactgTATGTTTGTTCGTGGATGTTTGTGCCTGTCAGCCATCCCGTCAgtaataaaccccgtctgtcctTATTTACGGCTCCATttgcctgctttccggctcgcctgcCTGGCAAGCGTGACAGTTCTAACTaaattaatgcatttatatttaaaagatGAGACTACTGAAGAGGAAATAGAAACATATTATTTCCTGATTAACCACTTAGTTAAAGAAAAGCACTAAATGCTCCATTCCTCCTCTTTATTGGAAAGAACAGACAGCAAATGAAACAAGAAACATTTTTTGCCACAAAAATTGCATTCCCACCACAGAAATCCCCATCctaaaaattacataaattaGGATAGACAGATATACAGATGGAGACAGGCAGGTGGGCAGATGGATGggcaggcagatagacagaTGAACAGACGAACAGGCAGGCTGTCAACAGACAGACAGCaaatggacagacagatggacagggGGACAGGCAGACTGAGGACAGACTGGCAGGCAGGTAAGCAGATGGACAGCCTGACAGAGAGGCAAACAGACAGATGAATGGCTAGATTGACAGGCAGACTGATGGACAGACACTCATGTAGACAGGTGGAGGTGTGCCCATGATATCTTACAGGCTGAATTGCTCAATCCAAAATTTTTAGCACATCAATATAGGCAATAAAGTGTTGCCATTTCTTAACACACCCATCAGCCACCTCTCTAAGAGGTCTTTTTAACCATGGCAGTAACCTTGAAGAATGTGGCAATTTccaatacagatgctcctctaattacgaactttcaacttatgaactttcagacatacgaacgaagaggactgtacgTCCAAATTATGTtaattgggctcccgtttcctgtctgcaacaccAAGTTTTTTGTTTCTGCGCACCAAATTCTGCCTAATATGACTTatggccgctactcccaccgTGCAGCAGCGTAACATGCGTAAttccagcatcctagttctttgtatttgcgtatacccttaaaattacagtattttgaataacgacttacgaacatttaaAATTATGGACGGCCATTAGGAACGTATCttattcgtaagtagaggaccGTTTGTACTGTAAATTCTGCATTGTGCCAAACGTgagaaaaatgtaataatatcaACCTGCATGCAATACAAAGACAACAGGTCAGCTGTAATACTATAAATGGTGATCAATGAGCATTGACTCCAGTCTGACTCCCAGAAAACAAAGAGTTCCAATAATGCTACAAATTTTGGGCAGAGGGTGAACATACACTCACCGaaagaattattaggaacaccatactaatacggtgtttgaccccctttcgccttcagaactgccttaattctacgtggcattgattcaacaaggtgctgaaagcattctttagaaatgttagcccatattgataggatagcatcttgcagttgatggagatttgtgggatgcacatccaggacacgaagctcccgttccaccacatcccaaagatgctctattgggttgagatctggtgactgtgggggccattttagtacagtgaactcattgtcatgttcaagaaaccaatttgaaattattcaagctttgtgacatggtgcattatcctgctgtaagtagccatcagaggatgggtacatggtggtcataaagggatggacatggtcagaaacaatgctcaggtagggtgtggcatttaaatgatgctcaATTGGTACTAAGAGGCCCAAGTGTACCAAGAAAATTTACtgtaaacgatgcccaattggcactaaggggcctaaagtgtgccaagaaaacatcccccacaccattacaccaccaccaccagtggtaacaaggcatgatggatccatgttctcattctgtttacggcaaattctgactctaccatttgaatgtctcaacagaaatcgagactcatcagaccaggaaacatttttccagtcttcaactgtccaattttggtgagctcgtgcaaattgtagcctctttttcctatttgtagtggagatgaatggtacccggtggggtcttctgctgttgtagcccatccgcctcaaggttgtgcgtgttgtggcttcacaaatgctttgctgcatagctcggttgtaacgagtggttatttcagtcaaagttgctcttctatcagcttgaatcagtcggcccattctcctctgacctctagcatcaacaaggcattttcgcccacaggactgccgcatactggatgtttttccctttgcacaccatt from Paramormyrops kingsleyae isolate MSU_618 unplaced genomic scaffold, PKINGS_0.4 ups224, whole genome shotgun sequence encodes the following:
- the LOC140587411 gene encoding serine/threonine-protein phosphatase 4 regulatory subunit 4-like; protein product: MFGNKMTLNQSNLIGHIDDLQDLTIIERPIRRSLKSAEEIEKLTVDEDLNDIERAVYLLSSGQEVQRASVVMNLPNLVRQNPAETFRRVVPKVREVLHVGGMELQLAAASSFLTILQDDIVLIQTHTHSILQIVLLYLEHRDA